The proteins below are encoded in one region of Saccopteryx leptura isolate mSacLep1 chromosome 1, mSacLep1_pri_phased_curated, whole genome shotgun sequence:
- the GAPT gene encoding protein GAPT isoform X2: MLTSCGNGSVGISLGLSLLLLLLLLCGIGCVWHWRHRDTTQFAFPRFLQRRSSKRRDYSKTLSLSSHIISSRSKVQTQDSQPAAKGTRPHDSYENLEAGGSKAEEADKELYENTRQCHLEDHIYGNAVSCDYYNFQRLGAPEAPQEEDIYILPD, encoded by the coding sequence ATGTTGACAAGCTGTGGGAACGGTTCTGTGGGTATTTCTCTGGGGCTCTCCcttctgctgctgctactgctgctctGTGGAATTGGCTGTGTGTGGCACTGGAGACACCGGGACACGACACAGTTTGCCTTCCCCAGGTTTCTGCAAAGGAGAAGCAGCAAGAGGAGAGACTATTCCAAAACGCTGTCCTTGAGTTCCCACATCATCAGCTCGAGGTCGAAAGTTCAGACCCAGGACAGCCAGCCTGCTGCCAAGGGAACTCGCCCGCACGACAGCTATGAAAACTTGGAGGCTGGTGGGTCCAAAGCTGAAGAAGCCGACAAGGAGCTGTATGAGAACACTCGGCAGTGCCACCTCGAGGACCACATCTATGGAAATGCAGTGTCATGTGACTATTACAACTTCCAGAGGCTGGGTGCTCCCGAAGCCCCTCAAGAAGAAGACATATATATTCTTCCGGATTGA
- the GAPT gene encoding protein GAPT isoform X1, which translates to MADHSSTFLFLSLLFWSFPSFISASIYDSTKAKVEWTKLPPDTVQLYINGHEVTSISYNESHLPKLRFLNLSSHCVRTLSEKALLGLKEKCLKKLPESSLNQTQEVIKSVCACEFIRSYTTPPNNTVCAEMLTSCGNGSVGISLGLSLLLLLLLLCGIGCVWHWRHRDTTQFAFPRFLQRRSSKRRDYSKTLSLSSHIISSRSKVQTQDSQPAAKGTRPHDSYENLEAGGSKAEEADKELYENTRQCHLEDHIYGNAVSCDYYNFQRLGAPEAPQEEDIYILPD; encoded by the coding sequence ATGGCTGATCACTCCTCCACCTTCCTTTTCCTGAGTTTACTATTCTGGTCTTTTCCTTCATTCATTTCTGCTTCCATCTATGACTCAACAAAAGCAAAAGTAGAATGGACGAAACTCCCCCCTGACACGGTACAATTGTACATCAACGGTCACGAAGTGACAAGCATTAGCTACAATGAGAGTCACCTTCCCAAACTTCGCTTTCTCAATCTCTCTTCTCATTGTGTCCGAACTTTGTCAGAGAAAGCTCTCTTGGGTCTGAAAGAGAAATGCCTGAAAAAGCTTCCAGAATCATCCTTGAACCAAACCCAGGAAGTAATTAAGTCGGTCTGTGCCTGTGAATTCATCAGGAGCTACACCACCCCACCAAACAACACGGTTTGTGCAGAAATGTTGACAAGCTGTGGGAACGGTTCTGTGGGTATTTCTCTGGGGCTCTCCcttctgctgctgctactgctgctctGTGGAATTGGCTGTGTGTGGCACTGGAGACACCGGGACACGACACAGTTTGCCTTCCCCAGGTTTCTGCAAAGGAGAAGCAGCAAGAGGAGAGACTATTCCAAAACGCTGTCCTTGAGTTCCCACATCATCAGCTCGAGGTCGAAAGTTCAGACCCAGGACAGCCAGCCTGCTGCCAAGGGAACTCGCCCGCACGACAGCTATGAAAACTTGGAGGCTGGTGGGTCCAAAGCTGAAGAAGCCGACAAGGAGCTGTATGAGAACACTCGGCAGTGCCACCTCGAGGACCACATCTATGGAAATGCAGTGTCATGTGACTATTACAACTTCCAGAGGCTGGGTGCTCCCGAAGCCCCTCAAGAAGAAGACATATATATTCTTCCGGATTGA